CCTAAGGCATCAAACTCGTCAAAAAAGTAAACCCCTCTTACCTCTCGAATAGTATCAAAAATCTGGCGTAGCTTAGCTGAAGATTCTCCGAGGTACTTTGTAATAACAGCATCAAGGCGAACCTCAAACAACGGAAAGTTTAGCTCGCCCGCCAAAACGGACGCAGTAAAGGTTTTTCCTGTGCCTGGCTTACCTGCCAGTAGCAGCTTTCTACGGGGGGAGAGACCATGATTCTTTAAGGTGATGAGGTGTTTTTGCTCTTTAACCAACCTTTCAAGCTTACTTTTAACAGAAAGTGAGACAATAAGGTCAGAGAAGCGTAGTTGTGGGTGGGTTGTAGCTAATAGGCCCGAAGTATCCTTAACACTGCTAGCAATCGAAACAGGTAGGTTTTTAGCGCTATTCTTTTTTGCTTGCTCAACTAACCCCTTGAGCTCTTGCGCGAGTTTTCCATGACCATTTCTTGCTTCATGAGCGGCAACCTGAAGTGCGACAGATAAAAATCTGTCGTCATCTTTATCGATGTGCGATTGCATCAAAGCTTTAATTTGAGTCGAGCTAGCCATGGATACTTTCTAAAATAAGTGAATGTTTACCGTGTAATCATACATTGAAACGGAAATTTCTTCTATGATCCGAAGTACTATGGCTCACATCAACAGAAAGAAATTCTGGATATCATTGCCCCTCGAATCCACAGTGGTATGGGTAGGTCTTGTATTTTGCTACGCATTACTTTTTGTATATCAACACTAGCTGACTATTTGTAATGTATTTAGAAGAGTAACAAGCTTTAGGTATTTTTGTATTGCGTGCTTAAGCCAGCATACCTCAGGACGTAAACACGTTGACG
This sequence is a window from Vibrio coralliilyticus. Protein-coding genes within it:
- a CDS encoding AAA family ATPase, with amino-acid sequence MASSTQIKALMQSHIDKDDDRFLSVALQVAAHEARNGHGKLAQELKGLVEQAKKNSAKNLPVSIASSVKDTSGLLATTHPQLRFSDLIVSLSVKSKLERLVKEQKHLITLKNHGLSPRRKLLLAGKPGTGKTFTASVLAGELNFPLFEVRLDAVITKYLGESSAKLRQIFDTIREVRGVYFFDEFDALGSHRGSSNDVGEARRILNSFLQMIEQDDSNSVIVCATNHIEALDHALFRRFDDVIKYQLPSEEEIIKLFRTRLHSYVAKNFSWRKLPAIADGLSNAEITLAANDAIKEMLIHDHNSITITMLQQAIEDRKSISQHFME